GCGCCGACGCCGTCACCGGCCCCGACGACGTCCTGCTGCACGTGGCCGCCGGCTCCACGCGGGAGCTTCAGGACGTCCTCAAGCACCTGCCGCGCATCGGGGCCCGGCGCGTCACGACGCTGCTGCGGCTGGACGCGGTGAAGGGCCCCTCCCCCGTGCCGACGCGGCCTCAGGCCAGCGTGAGGTAGAAGAAGTCCCGCTGGTCGGGGGCGAGGTAGCGGTTCGCCTCGCGCGTCATGTCCGGCAGGAGCTTCGTCGGCGTCACCGTCCCGCCCGCCACGGTCCAGCTGGAGAACGACACCATGCCGCTGTGCATGTCGAGTTCCATGCCCCGCACGGCCCCGGCCCGGACCAGCGCGTCGGCCAGGTCCACGAGGTCCAGCCCGTTCCCGCCGACGTAGACGACGTCACCGGCGGCGTCGGTGCCCAGCGCCGACCGCCACGTGTACTGACCCTGGTTGTGCGAGGTTCCCCAGCGCCCGGAACCGTTCTGGTCCAGTCCCGGCACGGGCGCCCCGCCGTCGACGATGAGCTGCAGGTTCTGCCGGGCCGCGACGGTGTGCGGGCCGATGCTCACCTCCCGGCCCAGGGTCCCGACCTGCAACCGGCCGGAGTCGTCGACGACGGCGGTGGCCAGGCCGTCGACCAGGGGGCGTGAGGACCGGCCGCCGGCGAAGAACCCGCCGGGGGTGTCGTGGAACTTGAACCCCGCGTTGAAGGTGGCGAGCAGGTCGGGGACGTCCTGCGGGGCGACCCGCGCCCCACCGGGCCAGGGACCGCCCCCGGGTTGCGTGGTTCCCGCCACGAGGTGGGCGTCGTAGCCGCCGGCCCGGATCCACGCCGCCGCCGCGACCACCCCGGGGTGCTGCGCGTCGGGACGGAACCACGTCGTGTAGAGCGCGGGCAGGCCATCGCGACCGACCCGTCCGGGGGTCCAGTCCCCCTGCCCGGGAGCGTGCCCGGTGACGCTGGCGACCGGGTGCGGCGCCGCGGCGGCCTGCGCGGTGGTGACCGGGTGCGTCGACGGCACCGCACCGGCGGCCACGTGCCGGGAGAACCACCAGTTCTCGGCGAGGTCGACGAGGTGGTTCCCCCCGTGGTCGCGCACCCACTCCACGGCCCGCACCGACGCCGGCGCGGCCCCGGGGGCGACCATCGCCCGGCCGAGGGAAACCCCGGGGACGGCCAGCGCGACGACGACCGCCCCCGCGACGACCCGGCGCCGGCGCCGCGGCGGCCGGACGACGACGGGGGTTTCTCGTTCTCGCACCTGGCTCACCGGGTGAGTGTGCGCAGCGGTGGCTGGGGAGGGACTGGGAACCACCGCCCCGGCGGGGTCCTGGCCGTGAACCTCCACGCGGCGGCCACGGCACGCACACGGCGCCGTCCTCAGACGGCGGACAGGACCCCGGTGCCCAGCAGGGCGAGGAGCACGACGCCCAGCGCGACGCGGTACCCGGCGAACACGCTGATCCGGTGGTGGGCCACGAAGCGCAGCAACCAGGCGATGGAGGCGTAGGCGACGACCAGGCTCACGAGCGTCCCCACGGCCGTGGCGCCCCACCCGACGGTGGCCGAGACGTCCTTGCCCGCCGAAACCCCCTCGTACAGCCCCGCCGCGGTCAGCGCCGGGATGGACATGAAGAACGACAGGCGCGTCGCCGTCACCCGGTCCAGGCCCCGGAACAACCCGGCGCTGATGGTGGCACCCGAGCGCGAGACCCCCGGTACCAGCGAGAGGCACTGCACGACACCGATGACGACGGCGTCCTTGAGGCTGACCTGCCCCTCGCCGTGCTGGACGGCGCGCCGGGCGGCGAAGCTCTCGGCGGCGACCATCACGACGCTCCAGCCGATGAGGGCGAACGCGACGACCCACAGGCTGCGCAGCGGCCCGGCGACGAGGTCCTTGGCCGCGAAACCCACCAGCCCGACGGGGATCGACCCGACGACGACACACCAGGCCAGCCGGTAGTCCTGCGTGCGCGCGGACCGGTCGCGCAGCCCGGCGACCCAGGCCAGCAGCAAGCGGACGATGTCGCGGCGGAAGTACCCGATGACGGCGACGATCGCGCCGAACTGGATGATCGCGGTGAACGCCGTGGTGCCGGCGTCGTCCACGCGCATCCCGAGGAGCTTCTCGGCGATGGTGAGGTGCCCGGTGCTGGACACGGGGAGGAACTCGGTGAGGCCCTCGACGACGCCGAGGACGACGGCCTGCCACAACTGCACGGTGGTTTCCTTGCTCTCAGCGGGGTTTCTCGAACGGTAGTCGCCGCAGCGGCCGACGACGGCTCTCAGCCGTCGTGGCGGGCGGGTCGGGAGGAGCGGTGGCGGCGCACGGCGACGACGGTCCCGGCCACCGCGACGACGGCCAGGGCCACCAGTGCGCTGTCGCGCCCCAGGGTCTGCGCGGCCCGGGCGAAGGAGGCCCCGGCCGCGTACCCGACGAGCACGGCGGCCGTGGCCCAGGTGAGGCCGCCGAGGAGGTTCCAGGGCAGGAACCGCCGGTACGGCATCCGCGCGGCACCCGCCAGGGCGGGGGTGACCGCCCGCAGGAACGCGGTGAACCGGCCCAGGAACACGGCCGCGCCCCCGCGCCGCTCGACGAGGTCGCGCCCCTTCTCCAGACCCGCGGCGTGCCGGCGCAGGGGCCGGGCCTGCAGCAGGCGCGGTCCGAGACGCCGCCCCACCAGGTACCCGACGGAGTCGCCGAGGACGGCCGCGGCGGCCACGACGACCAGGACGACGGGCAGCGACGCACGGCCGAGACTCGCGGCGGCCCCGGCGACGACGGCCGCGGTCTCGCCCGGGACGACGAACCCCACGAACAGGGCGTCCTCGGCGAAGACGAGCAGCGCCACGGCCGCCAGCAGCCACCCGGCCGGGACGCCGAGGAGGGTCGCGATCACCTGGTGCACGCCGCCACTGTGGACCCCCGACGCTGAACGTCCGCTGAAGACGGCGTGCGCGACGGGGCCCGGCGGTGGTCGATGCTGGGGGCATGTCCCTGAGGAGCGCGGCGCGGTGGGTGGCGACGCTGTGGCGCGAGTGCGGGGTGCAGGTCCGCTCGACGGTCGCCGCCACGCTCGTGCAGGGCCTGGTCGTGCTCGCGGCGGGCGGCCTGCTGCTGCTGAGCCTCGTGCACGACCTGCGCACGGGCGTCGACGCCGCCACCCTGTCCACCGCCCAGTCGATCGCCGCCCTGGTCCCGGACTCCGTCACGGAGTCACCCGGCCTGCGCAGCGCGATCGAGGAGGCGGCCCGCCGCCGGCAGGCCGTGCAGGTGCTCGACGAGAACGGTGCGGTCGTGGCGTCGAGCCCGGAGCTGCGGGGGTCCCGGGCGGTGGTCGGCGACCAGCCCGCCCCGGGGGCGACGGAGCGCCGCAAGGTCCGGCTGCCCTTCGACGACGACCCCTACCGGGTGACGGTGCTGGGCGGGGAGGTCTCCGACGACGGGCGGGACCGGCGGTTCACGGTGGTCGTCGCGCAGTCCGTCGGCACGGGCGAGGACACGCTGCACGCGGCCGTCGTGGCGATGGCCGTGGCGGGTCCGCTGCTGCTGCTGACGGTGGGTTTCGCGACGTACGTGTTCGTGGGCCGGTCGCTGCGGCCGGTGACGCGCATCCGGTCCACCGTGGAGGGCATCAGCCACCGCGACCTGTCCGAACGGGTCCCGATCCCCCCGGGCCGCGACGAGGTGGCGCGACTGGCGACGACCATGAACTCCATGCTCACCGGCCTGGAACGGGCCGACGCCGCCCAGCGGCAGTTCGTCTCCGACGCCAGCCACGAACTGCGCAGCCCCATCGCGACGCTGCGCGCCGCGGCCGACATCGCGCTGACGCAGCCGGAGCGCACCGACCCGCGCGACCTCGCCCGGCTGGTGCGCGGGGAGGCCCGGCGGCTGGACGGTCTCGTCGCCGACCTCCTGCTGCTGGCGCGCGTCGACGAGCGCGGACGGGCGCGGACGGCGACGGACGGCGAGGGGGTCGAGGAGGTCGACCTGGACGACCTCGTCACCGACGAGCACCGGCGGCTGCGGGCGGCCACCACGCTGAACGTGACGATGCACCGGGAACCGGCCCGCGTCCTCGGCGACCCGCGGGAACTGTCCCGGGTCTTGCGCAACCTCACGGACAACGCGGCTCGGCACGCCCACCACGAGATCTCGGTCGATCTGCGGCGCAACGGTTCACGAGCCCTGCTCACCGTCTGGAACGACGGCGCACCGATCCCGCCGGCCGACCGCGACCGCGTCTTCGACCGGTTCGTGCGGCTGGAGGAGAGCCGTACCCGGGACTCCGGCGGCAGCGGTCTGGGGCTGGCCATCGTGCGGGAGGTGGTCGCCGCGCACGGCGGTTCCGTGCGGGTCCTCGACGTCGCGGCGGGGACGGGTTTCCGGGTGGAACTGCCGCTGGCCGGGGAGTTCGACGCCGGTCCGGGGCGCTGAGGACCGGGCGCGTCAGGGGAGCTTGGTGAACCGGTACCCCGCGCCGCGGACCGTCTCGATGAACTCGCGGCCGATCTTCTTGCGCAGGTACCCGACGTAGACCTCGACGAGGTTGTCGTCCCCGTCGTAGAACTCGTCCCACACGTTCTGCAGCACGTTGGTCTTGGTGAGGACGTCCCCGGCGTTGCGCATGAAGTGGTGCAGCACCTGGAACTCGCGGGCGGTCAGCCGCACCTCCTCCCCCGCCAGGTGCACGCGCTGGGAGGCCGGGTCGAGCACCAGGTCACCGGCGCTCAGGACGGCGGGCCGTTCGGGGGCGCCGCGGCGCACGAGGGCGCGCAACCGCGCGACGAGGACCTCGAAGGAGAACGGTTTGCGCAGGTAGTCGTCGGCGCCGAGGTCGAAGGCGTCGGTCTCGTCGTACTCGCCGTCCTTGGCGGTGAGCATGAGGACCGGCGTCCACACCTGGCGGGAGCGCAGCGTGCGGCAGACCTCGTACCCGTTGAGGACCGGCAGCATGATGTCGAGGACGACGACGTCGAAGGCTCCCTCCGTCGCCCGCTCCAGACCGGTCCCGCCGTCGTGGACGACCTCGACGCCGAACCCGACCCCCTCGAGCCCGGAGGCCAGGGTCGCGGCCAGCGTGACCTCGTCGTCGACCAGGAGCACCCGCACGGGTCCATCCTGCCCGTCCGGGCCCGGGCCCGCCGCCGTGCCGCTCACCCGGAGGCGAGGCGGGTGTGCAGGTCCCGCACCCGGGCGGCGACGTCGTCGCGGACCAGGCGCATCCGCTCGGCCCCCTCGATGCCGCGCGCGGACGGTTCGTCGGTCTCCCAGACCTCGACGGGCACCCCGCCGGCCGGGTCGACGCGCGCCTCGGACCCCAGGACGACGACGAGGTCAGCGTCGTGGAGGAGGTCGTCGGTGAGCTGCTGCGGGTGCTGGCCGGTGATGTCGACGCCGACCTCGAGCAGGCTCTGCACGGCCTCGGTGTTGAGGTCCGTCCCGGCCCGCGTCCCGGCGGAGACGACGGTGACCGGGTGCTGCGGGTGCTCCTGCACGAGCCGGCGCATGAGCCCGGCCGCGAGCTGGGACTTGCCGCGGTTGCGGACGCAGACGAACAGGACGCGGGGCGCGGTGGTCACACCGGAGCCTCCCACGGCGCGGCCCGCTCAGTCCGGGACGGCGGCGGGCTCGACGGGTCCGGCCACGGCCCGCTCCCGCACCGTCAGGAGACCCACCGGGACGACGATGACCGCCAGCGCGACGAGGGTGACCGGGCCGTCGCCGAACCCGAGCCCGGCGCCCGTGCCGTGGGGCTTGGAGAGCCAGTCGGCGAACGAGGCGCCCAGCGGGCGGGTCAGCACGTAGGCCGCCCAGAACGCGACGACGGGGTTCAGGCCCCGGCGCCAGGCCACGAACGGCACGAGGATGGCGACGGTGAACAGGATCCCCGAGGGCAGGAACCCCAGGCCCATCGCCAGGCCCGTCAGGTCACCGACGGCGGTCCCGAGGGCGAAGGTGGCCAGCACGGTGGCCCAGTAGAAGCGCTCCCGGCGGGCGGTCGTGATGCTGTGGACGTCCAGGGTCCCCTCGCGCCGCCACCACCACGCGAACAGGACGGCGACGGCCAGGGCGCACCCGGCGGACGTCGCCCACAGCGGCAGCCCGGTGGCGACGCGCGCGACGTCGGCGACCATCGTCCCGAACACCGCGATCGCGCTGACGCAGAACCAGTAGAGGGGGGCGCGGTAGCGGTCGGCGCGCAGCTGCAGCCCCAGCGCGAGGGCGAAGCCCCCGACCCCGACGACGCCGCCGAGGACGAGGTCCTTCTCGCCCAGGTAGTCCGAGGCGGCCTCCCCCATCCCGGTGGTGAGGATCTTCACGACCCAGAACAGCGCGGTGATCTCGGGGACCTTGGCGGCGGCGAACCGGCGGGAGGACGTCACCGGGCCAGCGTGGCGCGGGGCGGCTGAAGCCCCGCTGAAGGACGTCAGCTCTTGGCGGAGGCGGTCATCTGGTCGGCCCAGACGGCCTTGGCCCCGGAGTCCCCGACGCGGTAGACCTGCACCCCGGCGGCGACGGAGGCGACGACGGCCACGACGGCGATCAGCCCGAGGCCGCGCACGGCCGTGCGCTCGGGCCGCACGCGGCGCTGCAGCCACCACATCGCGATCGCGAACAGGGTCATGGGGATCGAGAACCACAGGAGCTGGTCGCCGAGCTCGGCGTGCACGCCGGGGTCCCCGACGCGGTGCTCCAGGGCCTCACCGCTGCTCGTGGCCACCGGGCACAGGACGGTGCCGACCAGCGCGACGAGGGCGTTGATCCCGGCGTAGCGGGCCCGCAGCCGCGGTGAGAGCGCGACGAGGACGGTGCCCAGCACGGCCAGGGGCAGCATGACGACGACGGCGTGCACGACGAGCGGGTGCACGGGCAGGCCGTTGACGGTGTCGAGCACGAGTTCCTCCGGTCCTCACGACTCCCGCGATCGCGGGCACCCGAGCGTAGGACCGGGAACCGCTGGGGCGCTCGCCGTGCGTCTCAGCTCCCCTTCAGCGGACCGGGGGTAGGAGAGGCGTCAGACGATCCCGCCGTTGACGCGCACGACCTGGCCGTTGACCCACCGGCCGGGGCCGGCGAGGAACGCCACGACCTCGGCGATGTCGGCGGGTTCCCCGAGGCGCTCCAGCGGCGGCTGCTTCGCCATGCGCTCGATCGTCGCCTCGTCCTTGCCGTCGAGGAACAGCTCCGTCGCGGTGGGCCCGGGGGCGACGGCGTTCACGGTGACGTCCCGGCCGCGCAGCTCGCGCGCGAGGATCATCGTCAGGCCCTCGACGGCGCCCTTGCTCGCCACGTACGCGCCGTAGGTCGGCAGCTGCAACCCCACGACGGAGGTGGAGAACGTCACGACCGCCCCGCCGTCGCGCACGCGGCGGGCGGCTTCACGGGCGACGACGAACGTGCCGCGGACGTTGGTGCGGTGCAGGGCGTCGAAGTCGTCGAGGTCGAGGTCGGCGACGGTGGACAGGGCGAGGCGGCCGGCGGCGTTCACGACGACGTCGACGCCGCCGAACTCCTGCTCGGCGGCGTCGAACAGCGCGGCGACGGCGTGCTCGTCGGCGACGTCGGCCTGCGCGGCGACCGCCCGGCCCCCGGCGGCGGTGATCTCCCCGACGACCTCGGCGGCGGCGCGCTCGGACCCGGCGTAGCCGACGACGACGGCCTGGCCGCGGGCGGCCAGCGTCGTGGCGACGGCGCGGCCGATGCCGCGGGACCCTCCGGTGACGACGGCGACTCGTTGCTCGGTCACGGTTCTCCTCCAGTGCATCGGTACGTTCGATTCGTAGCGTTGGTACGAGCCTAGCACCGCGTACCATCCATCGCTATCCCTGGAGCGTATCGACGCTATCGGAGCCCGCGGGCCACCCCCGCCAGGGATCTGGGAACGATGCCGGAAACCCCTTCCCCCGCTCCGGACCCGCGCGTAGGGTCCCCGGCATGGAGTACCGCCACCTCGGCCGCACCGGACTGCGCGTCTCGCCGCTGTGCCTGGGCACGATGAACTTCGGCCCCCGCACGAGCGAGGCCGACAGCCGCACCGTCATGGACGCCGCGCACGAGCACGGCATCAACTTCTTCGACACCGCCAACGGCTACGGCAGCCACAAGGGCGAGACCGAGGAGATCGTCGGACGCTGGTTCGCCCAGGGCGGTGGCCGGCGCGAGAAGACCGTCCTGGCCACCAAGCTCTACGGCGACATGACCGACTGGCCCAACGACGGCAAGCTGTCCGCCTACAACATCCGGCAGGCGTGCGACGCGTCGCTGAAGCGCCTGCAGACCGACCACATCGACCTCTACCAGATGCACCACGTCGACCGCGCGACGCCGTGGGAGGAGATCTGGGAGGGTTTCAGCGTCCTGCGCCAGCAGGGCAAGGTCCTCTACGTCGGGTCCTCGAACTTCGCCGGCTGGCACCTCGCCCTGGCGCAGGCCAGCGCGGCCGAGCGGAAGATGGTGGGGCTCGTCAGCGAGCAGTCGCTGTACAACCTCATGTCGCGCTGGGTGGAACTGGAGGTCCTGCCCGCCGCCGAGCACCACGGCCTCGGCGTCATCCCGTGGTCGCCGCTGGCCGGCGGCCTGCTCGGCGGGGTGCTCGCGAAGCAGGCCGGCGGGGACGAGGGCCGGGGGACGTCGAACTCCGAGGGGGTCGAGAAGAACCGTGCCACCCTGCAGGCCTACGAGGAGTTCTGCGCCGACCTCGGGGCCCACCCGGCGGACGTCGGCGTCGCCTGGCTGCTGACCCGGCCCGCGGTCACCGCGCCGATCATCGGGCCGCGCACCGTGGAACAGCTCACGAACTCGTTGCGCGCGATCGACCTCGAGCTCGACCAGGCCGCGCTGGACCGGCTCGACGAGCTGTTCCCCGCCCCCTTCCCGAACCCGGGCAAGCCCGCCCCGGAGGCCTACGCCTGGTAGGCCCCCGGGAACCGAGTGGTCAGGCGATGACCGCGTCGGCCTCGATCTCGACCTTGTTGTCGGGGCCGGCGAGGGCCACCACCTGGACGATCGCCATCGCGGGGCGGATGTCGCCGAAGACCTCCCCGTGCACGGCGCCCACGGCGTCGAAGTCGGCGATGTCGGTCAGGAACACCCGCGTGCGGACCACGTCGGAGAGCGTCGCACCGGCCTGCTCCAGGGCGCCGGCGATCGTGGCCAGGGCCGCGCGCGCCTGGGCCGCCGCGTCCTCGCCGGGCGCGGTGGTCCCCGCCACGAAGACCTGCGCGCCGACCTTCACGGCGCGCGAGTACCCCAGGACGGGTTCGTAGGGCGAACCGCCGGAGACGTTCTGCCGGCCGGGGGTGGTTGCGTCAGTCACGGGTGACCTTCCTCGGGGGCCGGGGTCGCGGATCGACCGCCGGCGGTGCAGGGAGGACTCTGCCAGCCCGCGTCCGCCTCACGTGCGCGGCAGAGCCCCCAGCAGCACCGTCCGGACGGCCTGCCGCAGGGAGTCCGGCAGCTCCTGGTGCAGGGCGGCCAGCCCGGGGTCGGCCGCGTAGGCCGCGAGCACGGCGGCCGACGGCGAGCTGTAGGGCGCGAGGGCCGCCGCGAAGACCGCGACCTGGAAGCCGACGACGTCCGCCGACGCCCCCAGTTCCGGCAGCACCCCGCGCAGGAGCTCGCCCACCTCCGCGAGCAACCGGTGCGCCACGTGCTTGTGGTGCCGCACGACGTCGACGGTGACGTTGTGCTCCAGGACGCTGCCCTGGGCCCCCACGAGGTCGCACAGCACCCGTCGCGCGGACAGCGTCCGGGCGACGACGTCGGCCACCTGCTCCGCGCGCGACGGCAGCGGCGCCGCGGGGTCGAGGGCCGGCAGAGCGCGGGACAGTTCCCCGACCCACTCCCGCGTCGCCGAGGTGAGCAGCTCGAGCAGGACACCCTCGCGCGAGTCGAAGTAGCGCAGCACGTTCGACTTGGCCAGGCCGACGCGGCGGCTCAGCTCGTTGAGGCTGACGTCGGCGACCGGCATCTCCTCCAGCATGGCGGCCGCGGCCTCGAGGATCGCCTGCCGGCGCGCCTCCCGCTGCTCCTCGGTGCGGGCCCGCTGGAACGTCACGGCTCCAGGCTACCAGTTTCAGACCACCGGTCTCTTGACAGCAGACCACCGGTCTCTTAGCGTGGTCGACAACAGACCGACGGTCTCTTCCCGAGGAGCTCACGTGACCCAGCAGTGGAACCAGCAGCACGTCCCCGACCAGACCGGACGGGTGGCGATCGTCACCGGGGCCAACACCGGCCTGGGTTTCTCCACCGCACAGGCCCTCGCCGCCCGCGGCGCGCGGGTCGTCCTGGCGGTGCGCGACGTCGCCAAGGGACGAGCCGCCGCCGGGCGGATGGGCGGGGACGTCCAGGTCACCGAACTCGACCTCACCTCGTTGGCCTCGGTCCGGTCGGCAGCCGCCGAACTGCGCGAGAACCACCCCCGCATCGACCTGCTGGTGAACAACGCCGGCGTCATGTACACGCCGCGCGAGACGACCCGCGACGGTTTCGAGCGGCAGTTCGGCACGAACCACCTGGGCCACTTCGCCCTCACCGGCCTCCTGCTCGACCGGCTGACCCCCGTGGAGGGTTCCCGCGTCGTGACCGTCAGCAGCGTGGGGCACCGCATCCGCGCCGCCATCCACTTCGACGACCTGCAGTGGGAGCGCTCCTACAGCCGGACCGGCGCCTACGGGCAGTCGAAGCTCGCGAACCTGCTGTTCACCTACGAACTCCAGCGCCGGCTCGCCCCGCTCGGCACGACGGTCGCCGTCGCCGCGCACCCCGGGGTGGCGAGCACGGAGCTGCTGCGCAACTCCCCCGCTGCGCTGCAGCGCCTCGGGAACCCCGTCGCGCGCCGGCTGGCTCAGTCCGCCGACATGGGCGCCCTGCCGACCCTGCGAGCCGCGACCGACCCGGCCGTGCTCGGCGGCCAGTACTACGGCCCCGGCGGACGGGGCGAGGTGCGCGGCTTCCCCGAGGTCGTCACGTCGAGCCCGCAGTCCTACGACCTCGCCCTGCAGCGCAGGCTGTGGGCGGTCTCCGAGGACCTCACGGGGGTCGAGTTCCCCCGTGAGATCGCAGTGGGAACTCAGTACTTGGCCGACTGACCGCCGTCGATCGGCACGACGGTCGCGTTGACGTAGGAGGCGTCGTCGGAGAGCAGGAACGCCACGACGGAGGCGATCTCGGGCGCCTGGCCGTACCGCTTGGTCGGGTTGACCTGGATGAACTGCTCGGCGGCCTTCTCGGGGTTCTCAGCGTCGAGCTGGCGCATGGAGTTCTCGACCATGGGCGTCCAGATCGCCCCCGGCGCGATGGCGTTGACGCGGATGCCGTGCTCGCCGTACTCGACGGCGGAGTTCCGCGTCAGGCCCACGACGCCGTGCTTGGCCGCGGCATACCCGGACTGGTTGCCGATGCCGCGGATCCCGCCGACGCTCGCGGTGTTCACGACGTAGCCGCC
This genomic stretch from Kineococcus rhizosphaerae harbors:
- a CDS encoding phosphodiester glycosidase family protein, with translation MSQVRERETPVVVRPPRRRRRVVAGAVVVALAVPGVSLGRAMVAPGAAPASVRAVEWVRDHGGNHLVDLAENWWFSRHVAAGAVPSTHPVTTAQAAAAPHPVASVTGHAPGQGDWTPGRVGRDGLPALYTTWFRPDAQHPGVVAAAAWIRAGGYDAHLVAGTTQPGGGPWPGGARVAPQDVPDLLATFNAGFKFHDTPGGFFAGGRSSRPLVDGLATAVVDDSGRLQVGTLGREVSIGPHTVAARQNLQLIVDGGAPVPGLDQNGSGRWGTSHNQGQYTWRSALGTDAAGDVVYVGGNGLDLVDLADALVRAGAVRGMELDMHSGMVSFSSWTVAGGTVTPTKLLPDMTREANRYLAPDQRDFFYLTLA
- a CDS encoding undecaprenyl-diphosphate phosphatase; this translates as MQLWQAVVLGVVEGLTEFLPVSSTGHLTIAEKLLGMRVDDAGTTAFTAIIQFGAIVAVIGYFRRDIVRLLLAWVAGLRDRSARTQDYRLAWCVVVGSIPVGLVGFAAKDLVAGPLRSLWVVAFALIGWSVVMVAAESFAARRAVQHGEGQVSLKDAVVIGVVQCLSLVPGVSRSGATISAGLFRGLDRVTATRLSFFMSIPALTAAGLYEGVSAGKDVSATVGWGATAVGTLVSLVVAYASIAWLLRFVAHHRISVFAGYRVALGVVLLALLGTGVLSAV
- a CDS encoding DedA family protein, which produces MHQVIATLLGVPAGWLLAAVALLVFAEDALFVGFVVPGETAAVVAGAAASLGRASLPVVLVVVAAAAVLGDSVGYLVGRRLGPRLLQARPLRRHAAGLEKGRDLVERRGGAAVFLGRFTAFLRAVTPALAGAARMPYRRFLPWNLLGGLTWATAAVLVGYAAGASFARAAQTLGRDSALVALAVVAVAGTVVAVRRHRSSRPARHDG
- a CDS encoding sensor histidine kinase, with product MSLRSAARWVATLWRECGVQVRSTVAATLVQGLVVLAAGGLLLLSLVHDLRTGVDAATLSTAQSIAALVPDSVTESPGLRSAIEEAARRRQAVQVLDENGAVVASSPELRGSRAVVGDQPAPGATERRKVRLPFDDDPYRVTVLGGEVSDDGRDRRFTVVVAQSVGTGEDTLHAAVVAMAVAGPLLLLTVGFATYVFVGRSLRPVTRIRSTVEGISHRDLSERVPIPPGRDEVARLATTMNSMLTGLERADAAQRQFVSDASHELRSPIATLRAAADIALTQPERTDPRDLARLVRGEARRLDGLVADLLLLARVDERGRARTATDGEGVEEVDLDDLVTDEHRRLRAATTLNVTMHREPARVLGDPRELSRVLRNLTDNAARHAHHEISVDLRRNGSRALLTVWNDGAPIPPADRDRVFDRFVRLEESRTRDSGGSGLGLAIVREVVAAHGGSVRVLDVAAGTGFRVELPLAGEFDAGPGR
- a CDS encoding response regulator transcription factor; the protein is MRVLLVDDEVTLAATLASGLEGVGFGVEVVHDGGTGLERATEGAFDVVVLDIMLPVLNGYEVCRTLRSRQVWTPVLMLTAKDGEYDETDAFDLGADDYLRKPFSFEVLVARLRALVRRGAPERPAVLSAGDLVLDPASQRVHLAGEEVRLTAREFQVLHHFMRNAGDVLTKTNVLQNVWDEFYDGDDNLVEVYVGYLRKKIGREFIETVRGAGYRFTKLP
- a CDS encoding low molecular weight phosphatase family protein, which translates into the protein MTTAPRVLFVCVRNRGKSQLAAGLMRRLVQEHPQHPVTVVSAGTRAGTDLNTEAVQSLLEVGVDITGQHPQQLTDDLLHDADLVVVLGSEARVDPAGGVPVEVWETDEPSARGIEGAERMRLVRDDVAARVRDLHTRLASG
- a CDS encoding DUF2231 domain-containing protein — encoded protein: MLDTVNGLPVHPLVVHAVVVMLPLAVLGTVLVALSPRLRARYAGINALVALVGTVLCPVATSSGEALEHRVGDPGVHAELGDQLLWFSIPMTLFAIAMWWLQRRVRPERTAVRGLGLIAVVAVVASVAAGVQVYRVGDSGAKAVWADQMTASAKS
- a CDS encoding SDR family oxidoreductase, whose amino-acid sequence is MTEQRVAVVTGGSRGIGRAVATTLAARGQAVVVGYAGSERAAAEVVGEITAAGGRAVAAQADVADEHAVAALFDAAEQEFGGVDVVVNAAGRLALSTVADLDLDDFDALHRTNVRGTFVVAREAARRVRDGGAVVTFSTSVVGLQLPTYGAYVASKGAVEGLTMILARELRGRDVTVNAVAPGPTATELFLDGKDEATIERMAKQPPLERLGEPADIAEVVAFLAGPGRWVNGQVVRVNGGIV
- a CDS encoding aldo/keto reductase, whose protein sequence is MEYRHLGRTGLRVSPLCLGTMNFGPRTSEADSRTVMDAAHEHGINFFDTANGYGSHKGETEEIVGRWFAQGGGRREKTVLATKLYGDMTDWPNDGKLSAYNIRQACDASLKRLQTDHIDLYQMHHVDRATPWEEIWEGFSVLRQQGKVLYVGSSNFAGWHLALAQASAAERKMVGLVSEQSLYNLMSRWVELEVLPAAEHHGLGVIPWSPLAGGLLGGVLAKQAGGDEGRGTSNSEGVEKNRATLQAYEEFCADLGAHPADVGVAWLLTRPAVTAPIIGPRTVEQLTNSLRAIDLELDQAALDRLDELFPAPFPNPGKPAPEAYAW
- a CDS encoding Rid family hydrolase, translating into MTDATTPGRQNVSGGSPYEPVLGYSRAVKVGAQVFVAGTTAPGEDAAAQARAALATIAGALEQAGATLSDVVRTRVFLTDIADFDAVGAVHGEVFGDIRPAMAIVQVVALAGPDNKVEIEADAVIA
- a CDS encoding TetR family transcriptional regulator, with translation MTFQRARTEEQREARRQAILEAAAAMLEEMPVADVSLNELSRRVGLAKSNVLRYFDSREGVLLELLTSATREWVGELSRALPALDPAAPLPSRAEQVADVVARTLSARRVLCDLVGAQGSVLEHNVTVDVVRHHKHVAHRLLAEVGELLRGVLPELGASADVVGFQVAVFAAALAPYSSPSAAVLAAYAADPGLAALHQELPDSLRQAVRTVLLGALPRT
- a CDS encoding SDR family NAD(P)-dependent oxidoreductase, which translates into the protein MTQQWNQQHVPDQTGRVAIVTGANTGLGFSTAQALAARGARVVLAVRDVAKGRAAAGRMGGDVQVTELDLTSLASVRSAAAELRENHPRIDLLVNNAGVMYTPRETTRDGFERQFGTNHLGHFALTGLLLDRLTPVEGSRVVTVSSVGHRIRAAIHFDDLQWERSYSRTGAYGQSKLANLLFTYELQRRLAPLGTTVAVAAHPGVASTELLRNSPAALQRLGNPVARRLAQSADMGALPTLRAATDPAVLGGQYYGPGGRGEVRGFPEVVTSSPQSYDLALQRRLWAVSEDLTGVEFPREIAVGTQYLAD